In Paenibacillus dendritiformis, the DNA window GACGCACCGGCTGACGCGGCAAGTGCTGAACGAGGAACTGGACGGCGCCTTCGTCTATGGCCCGGTAGAGCATCCCGATATCGGGCATGTCGCCGCGTTCCGGGATGAGCTGGTGCTGATTTCGGAGCCCGGAGCAGGCAGCCTGGAAGAATGCCTGGCGAAACCGCTGCTATTTTTCGATGTCGGATGCTCGCACCGCGCCCGCGCCGAGCGCTTCCTGAGCGACTCCGGCCACCCCGCCGGCCCGGTCATGGAATTCGGCACCTTCGAGGTGATTCTGCGCGGCGTATCCGAGGGACTCGGCGTGTCGATGCTGCCGAAGTCGTCGATCGCCGAGGCGGCGGAAGCCGGCCGAATCGCGGCGCACCGCCTGCCGGACGGGTACCGCGATCTGCATATCTGGTTCGTGCATCGGCGGGATCCGGTCTGCACCAGCGCATTGACCGCCTTCATCGCG includes these proteins:
- a CDS encoding LysR family transcriptional regulator, coding for MESGDLKIFQAVAREGSITKAALALNYVQSNVTARIQQLEAELKTPLFRRSNRGMTLTPAGQNLLEYADRILSLLGEAEKSARYSEHPSGPLRIGSIETAAVTHLTPLLKSYCLQHPDVQLSLQTGETHRLTRQVLNEELDGAFVYGPVEHPDIGHVAAFRDELVLISEPGAGSLEECLAKPLLFFDVGCSHRARAERFLSDSGHPAGPVMEFGTFEVILRGVSEGLGVSMLPKSSIAEAAEAGRIAAHRLPDGYRDLHIWFVHRRDPVCTSALTAFIAMLDGKAEP